The following coding sequences are from one Poecilia reticulata strain Guanapo linkage group LG18, Guppy_female_1.0+MT, whole genome shotgun sequence window:
- the vgf gene encoding neurosecretory protein VGF isoform X2, producing MTRNCHASCLVTIMVLFTSLSFLHLSTPNPVSTFGDYDNPPREVLPKLSVYENTERTQERRKRASKDQTEQGEELFEDIDPKRLAAVLLEALNHTHMERERDEENYNFMEKETQAERDEIQNKEPHSERVSRNRERDEQKELELFIASHGKEREEEEEKKKALEEEEKITEKVTSHTTSQTVQIQTKQQPNGSDGTAESSAANQQGSSNPEQSNYEEEEQLNSEELKSLETVMKEFPRLNTKRDGTLEQQQRNTRGYSSYNDIIPINKGSDLAMTKKKLKWQEETQKAVYFPTFTGGNSVEESEEGNFINKATQPPTPTEQEEVQDDYTEEEEDLLSPEEEEARAKVEQEEMMRQAAEAQKAKMEEEKLADIASDMLLSYMGKQNKGNKKHSLSMSNAAEDKRSDEEEEATEEDDLDPQTIDKLIEISSKLHLPADDVVDIITDVEKKKKKDVPPEMASLRQYTSAPLSPSFHSGWQVSSNQNSFPVSKQQSPAVNILKTWFQDKNTPKSDVSQRKLPKPLQPYNFSPKPEKSFPVKQERWFKLPKSVWTGYSLYPYSYSTYHQRKPILGYYPFYFPPMPRSKSHYYRPKPPFTPNNYFGNSVEDPYIFPPRRHYQNWFQPQLRKSPVALQPKSFYSSYYPRPYSQPFQRIPPSQANSPPQTASQQKQFLISALDPAASKNKDYHKGAKQPDSSIHDDVEKYIQQILMNRAQRLD from the coding sequence ATGACAAGAAACTGCCATGCCTCGTGTCTCGTCACCATCATGGTCCTCTTCACATCTTTATCCTTCCTTCATCTCTCCACACCCAACCCAGTTTCTACATTTGGAGATTATGACAACCCACCCAGAGAGGTTCTTCCCAAGCTTTCAGTTTATGAAAACACCGAACGAACACAGGAGAGACGGAAAAGAGCCTCAAAAGACCAAACTGAGCAAGGAGAGGAGCTCTTTGAAGATATAGATCCTAAAAGACTAGCTGCTGTGTTACTGGAGGCTCTGAATCACACTCACATGGAAAGAGAGAGGGATGAAGAGAACTATAACTTCATGGAGAAAGAGACACAGGCTGAGAGAGACGAGATTCAAAACAAAGAACCACACAGTGAGAGAGTGTcaagaaacagagaaagagacgagcagaaagagctggagcTGTTTATTGCTTCACATGGCAAGGAacgggaggaggaagaggagaagaagaaggctctggaagaggaggagaagataACTGAGAAAGTGACAAGCCACACCACAAGTCAGACGGTCCAAAttcaaacaaagcagcagccaAACGGATCAGACGGAACAGCAGAGAGCAGTGCTGCTAACCAGCAGGGATCATCTAACCCTGAGCAAAGCAACtacgaagaggaggagcagctcaATTCTGAGGAGCTGAAGAGTCTGGAGACCGTGATGAAGGAGTTTCCACGTCTTAACACTAAACGAGATGGTACtttggagcagcagcagagaaacactAGAGGTTACAGCAGCTATAATGACATCATTCCAATAAATAAGGGCAGTGACCTTGCCATGAccaagaaaaaattaaaatggcaagaagaaacacaaaaagcagtGTACTTCCCAACATTTACCGGAGGCAATTCTGTAGAGGAATCAGAGGAAGGCAACTTTATTAACAAAGCAACGCAGCCCCCGACTCCAACTGAACAGGAAGAGGTACAAGATGATtacacagaggaggaagaggatttGCTCAgcccagaggaggaggaagctcgAGCCAAAGTGGAGCAGGAGGAGATGATGAGGCAGGCAGCTGAGGCACAAAAAGCCAAAATGGAAGAGGAAAAGCTGGCTGACATCGCTTCAGACATGTTGCTGAGCTACATgggtaaacaaaataaaggcaaCAAGAAGCACAGCTTGTCTATGTCGAATGCTGCAGAGGATAAGAGATCTgacgaggaagaggaagcgACAGAGGAGGACGACCTTGACCCTCAGACCATTGATAAGTTGATTGAGATTTCCAGTAAGTTGCACCTCCCAGCAGACGATGTTGTGGACATAATAACCGATgttgagaagaagaagaagaaagacgtGCCACCCGAGATGGCATCCTTGCGGCAGTATACCTCAGCGCCGCTGTCTCCTTCTTTTCATTCCGGTTGGCAAGTTTCGTCAAATCAAAACAGCTTTCCGGTCTCTAAGCAACAATCTCCAGCTGTAAATATCCTAAAAACCTGGtttcaagacaaaaacacaccaaaatcAGATGTTTCCCAAAGGAAACTTCCTAAACCTTTGCAACCATATAATTTTTCACCCAAACCTGAAAAGTCCTTTCCGGTGAAACAGGAGCGCTGGTTCAAGTTACCGAAGTCTGTCTGGACTGGCTACTCCTTGTATCCCTACTCCTACTCCACCTACCACCAAAGGAAACCCATCTTGGGTTACTATCCTTTCTACTTTCCTCCCATGCCAAGATCTAAATCCCATTACTACCGGCCTAAACCTCCTTTTACACCCAACAATTACTTTGGTAATTCTGTGGAAGATCCGTACATTTTCCCTCCAAGAAGGCACTATCAAAACTGGTTCCAACCTCAGCTGAGAAAATCACCTGTTGCCCTTCAGCCTAAGTCTTTCTACTCCAGCTACTACCCACGTCCTTACTCCCAGCCATTTCAGCGAATACCTCCATCCCAAGCCAATTCCCCTCCTCAGACAGCTTCTCAACAAAAGCAGTTTCTGATCTCCGCTCTGGACCCCGCAGcatcaaaaaacaaagactATCATAAGGGTGCAAAACAGCCAGACAGCAGTATCCATGACGATGTGGAGAAATACATCCAGCAGATTCTCATGAACAGAGCACAGAGGTTGGACTGA
- the vgf gene encoding neurosecretory protein VGF isoform X1: MNGIRVTNGPKRRNPHLDNSASVICVLGHSLHPVQDLFSQAMTRNCHASCLVTIMVLFTSLSFLHLSTPNPVSTFGDYDNPPREVLPKLSVYENTERTQERRKRASKDQTEQGEELFEDIDPKRLAAVLLEALNHTHMERERDEENYNFMEKETQAERDEIQNKEPHSERVSRNRERDEQKELELFIASHGKEREEEEEKKKALEEEEKITEKVTSHTTSQTVQIQTKQQPNGSDGTAESSAANQQGSSNPEQSNYEEEEQLNSEELKSLETVMKEFPRLNTKRDGTLEQQQRNTRGYSSYNDIIPINKGSDLAMTKKKLKWQEETQKAVYFPTFTGGNSVEESEEGNFINKATQPPTPTEQEEVQDDYTEEEEDLLSPEEEEARAKVEQEEMMRQAAEAQKAKMEEEKLADIASDMLLSYMGKQNKGNKKHSLSMSNAAEDKRSDEEEEATEEDDLDPQTIDKLIEISSKLHLPADDVVDIITDVEKKKKKDVPPEMASLRQYTSAPLSPSFHSGWQVSSNQNSFPVSKQQSPAVNILKTWFQDKNTPKSDVSQRKLPKPLQPYNFSPKPEKSFPVKQERWFKLPKSVWTGYSLYPYSYSTYHQRKPILGYYPFYFPPMPRSKSHYYRPKPPFTPNNYFGNSVEDPYIFPPRRHYQNWFQPQLRKSPVALQPKSFYSSYYPRPYSQPFQRIPPSQANSPPQTASQQKQFLISALDPAASKNKDYHKGAKQPDSSIHDDVEKYIQQILMNRAQRLD, from the coding sequence GTGTTCTTGGTCACTCTCTGCACCCAGTTCAGGATCTGTTCTCTCAAGCCATGACAAGAAACTGCCATGCCTCGTGTCTCGTCACCATCATGGTCCTCTTCACATCTTTATCCTTCCTTCATCTCTCCACACCCAACCCAGTTTCTACATTTGGAGATTATGACAACCCACCCAGAGAGGTTCTTCCCAAGCTTTCAGTTTATGAAAACACCGAACGAACACAGGAGAGACGGAAAAGAGCCTCAAAAGACCAAACTGAGCAAGGAGAGGAGCTCTTTGAAGATATAGATCCTAAAAGACTAGCTGCTGTGTTACTGGAGGCTCTGAATCACACTCACATGGAAAGAGAGAGGGATGAAGAGAACTATAACTTCATGGAGAAAGAGACACAGGCTGAGAGAGACGAGATTCAAAACAAAGAACCACACAGTGAGAGAGTGTcaagaaacagagaaagagacgagcagaaagagctggagcTGTTTATTGCTTCACATGGCAAGGAacgggaggaggaagaggagaagaagaaggctctggaagaggaggagaagataACTGAGAAAGTGACAAGCCACACCACAAGTCAGACGGTCCAAAttcaaacaaagcagcagccaAACGGATCAGACGGAACAGCAGAGAGCAGTGCTGCTAACCAGCAGGGATCATCTAACCCTGAGCAAAGCAACtacgaagaggaggagcagctcaATTCTGAGGAGCTGAAGAGTCTGGAGACCGTGATGAAGGAGTTTCCACGTCTTAACACTAAACGAGATGGTACtttggagcagcagcagagaaacactAGAGGTTACAGCAGCTATAATGACATCATTCCAATAAATAAGGGCAGTGACCTTGCCATGAccaagaaaaaattaaaatggcaagaagaaacacaaaaagcagtGTACTTCCCAACATTTACCGGAGGCAATTCTGTAGAGGAATCAGAGGAAGGCAACTTTATTAACAAAGCAACGCAGCCCCCGACTCCAACTGAACAGGAAGAGGTACAAGATGATtacacagaggaggaagaggatttGCTCAgcccagaggaggaggaagctcgAGCCAAAGTGGAGCAGGAGGAGATGATGAGGCAGGCAGCTGAGGCACAAAAAGCCAAAATGGAAGAGGAAAAGCTGGCTGACATCGCTTCAGACATGTTGCTGAGCTACATgggtaaacaaaataaaggcaaCAAGAAGCACAGCTTGTCTATGTCGAATGCTGCAGAGGATAAGAGATCTgacgaggaagaggaagcgACAGAGGAGGACGACCTTGACCCTCAGACCATTGATAAGTTGATTGAGATTTCCAGTAAGTTGCACCTCCCAGCAGACGATGTTGTGGACATAATAACCGATgttgagaagaagaagaagaaagacgtGCCACCCGAGATGGCATCCTTGCGGCAGTATACCTCAGCGCCGCTGTCTCCTTCTTTTCATTCCGGTTGGCAAGTTTCGTCAAATCAAAACAGCTTTCCGGTCTCTAAGCAACAATCTCCAGCTGTAAATATCCTAAAAACCTGGtttcaagacaaaaacacaccaaaatcAGATGTTTCCCAAAGGAAACTTCCTAAACCTTTGCAACCATATAATTTTTCACCCAAACCTGAAAAGTCCTTTCCGGTGAAACAGGAGCGCTGGTTCAAGTTACCGAAGTCTGTCTGGACTGGCTACTCCTTGTATCCCTACTCCTACTCCACCTACCACCAAAGGAAACCCATCTTGGGTTACTATCCTTTCTACTTTCCTCCCATGCCAAGATCTAAATCCCATTACTACCGGCCTAAACCTCCTTTTACACCCAACAATTACTTTGGTAATTCTGTGGAAGATCCGTACATTTTCCCTCCAAGAAGGCACTATCAAAACTGGTTCCAACCTCAGCTGAGAAAATCACCTGTTGCCCTTCAGCCTAAGTCTTTCTACTCCAGCTACTACCCACGTCCTTACTCCCAGCCATTTCAGCGAATACCTCCATCCCAAGCCAATTCCCCTCCTCAGACAGCTTCTCAACAAAAGCAGTTTCTGATCTCCGCTCTGGACCCCGCAGcatcaaaaaacaaagactATCATAAGGGTGCAAAACAGCCAGACAGCAGTATCCATGACGATGTGGAGAAATACATCCAGCAGATTCTCATGAACAGAGCACAGAGGTTGGACTGA